The DNA segment GACTCGACATCCGTTTTCTCTTGCAACGCATCCGTACGTCCTGGCTTGAAAGGAACTGTCACCTCGTGACCCGCGTTCTTCGCCGCTTGCTCAATGGCTGCACATCCACCCAGAACGATCAAATCAGCGATCGAAACCCGTTTTCCGCCAGACTGCGAGCTGGTGAACTCCTGTTGAATTCCCTCCAGGGTTTGCAGCACTGTTGCCAGCTGCTCTGGCTGGTTGACTTCCCAATCTTTCTGCGGTGCGAAACGAATACGTGCCCCGTTCGCGCCACCGCGCATGTCGGAGCAACGGAACGTAGACGCCGACGCCCAAGCGGTCGAAACTAATTGCGAGATAGACAATCCCGAAGCCAGAATCTTGGCTTTGAGAGCGGCGATGTCCTGCTCATCAATCAATTCATGATCAACGGCGGGGATAGGATCTTGCCACAAGAACTCTTCCTGGGGAACCTCTGCCCCGAGATAACGCGATCGCGGTCCCATATCGCGATGCGTCAACTTGAACCACGCCTTGGCAAACTGCTCTGCGAACTCATCCGGGTTATCGTGATAACGCTGTGCAATCTGGTTGTAGATGGGGTCCATCTTCATGGACATATCTGCCGTAGTCATCATGGGGGCGTGCCGTCTCGACGGATCGTGTGCATCGGGCACTGTACCCGCACCCGCGTCGCCCTTGGGCTTCCACTGCCATGCGCCAGCGGGGCTCTTCGTCAGCTCCCAGTCATATTTGAACAGGGTTTCGAGATAGCTGTTGTCCCACTGCGTCGGCGTGGGGGTCCATGCGCCTTCGATCCCGCTAGTGATCGCGTCAACGCCGACTCCCGTGTTGAAGGCGTTCTTCCAGCCAAGGCCCTGATCGATGACGGTGGCACCCCCAGGGTCAGGACCCACGTGCGATGCCTCGCCCGCACCGTGGCATTTGCCAAAGGTATGCCCACCAGCGGTGAGCGCGACTGTCTCCTCGTCGTTCATCGCCATCCGTTTGAAGGTCTCGCGAATATCGCGCCCTGAGCCGAGCGGATCAGGCTCTCCGTCTGGACCTTCTGGGTTCACATAGATCAGGCCCATCTGCACGGCGGCGAGCGGATTCAGCAGCACGCGATCTTCTTCGTAACGCTCATTGCCGAGCCAGGCTTTCTCAGAACCCCAGTAGATGTCTTCCTCTGGCTGCCAGACGTCCACGCGCCCACCGGCAAAGCCCAACGTCTTGAAGCCCATTGACTCCAAGGCACAGTTGCCCGCGAAGATCATCAGGTCGGCCCACGAAATTTTCTTGCCGTATTTCTGCTTGACGGGCCAAAGCAACATGCGCGCCTTGTCAAGATTCGCATTGTCGGGCCAACTGTTGAGGGGCTCAAACCGCTGGCTACCCGAGCCTGCACCGCCGCGACCGTCGCCAATCCGATAGGTGCCAGCGCTGTGCCAAGCCATCCGGATGAAGAGCGGCCCGTAATGACCGTAATCGGCTGGCCACCAATCCTGGGAGGTGGTCATTAGTTCATAGATATCTGCCCTCAAGGCAGCTAAGTCAAGGCTTTTGAACTCCTCAGCGTAGTTGAACTCCTCACCCATAGGATTGGCTTGGGGTGAGTGCT comes from the Trichocoleus sp. FACHB-46 genome and includes:
- the katG gene encoding catalase/peroxidase HPI, whose product is MSSGNGCPFTGGGQKSEPRHRPANRDWWPNYLHLNVLHQHSPQANPMGEEFNYAEEFKSLDLAALRADIYELMTTSQDWWPADYGHYGPLFIRMAWHSAGTYRIGDGRGGAGSGSQRFEPLNSWPDNANLDKARMLLWPVKQKYGKKISWADLMIFAGNCALESMGFKTLGFAGGRVDVWQPEEDIYWGSEKAWLGNERYEEDRVLLNPLAAVQMGLIYVNPEGPDGEPDPLGSGRDIRETFKRMAMNDEETVALTAGGHTFGKCHGAGEASHVGPDPGGATVIDQGLGWKNAFNTGVGVDAITSGIEGAWTPTPTQWDNSYLETLFKYDWELTKSPAGAWQWKPKGDAGAGTVPDAHDPSRRHAPMMTTADMSMKMDPIYNQIAQRYHDNPDEFAEQFAKAWFKLTHRDMGPRSRYLGAEVPQEEFLWQDPIPAVDHELIDEQDIAALKAKILASGLSISQLVSTAWASASTFRCSDMRGGANGARIRFAPQKDWEVNQPEQLATVLQTLEGIQQEFTSSQSGGKRVSIADLIVLGGCAAIEQAAKNAGHEVTVPFKPGRTDALQEKTDVESFAPLEPVTDGFRNYTSGKHSESLEELLVDRAQLLSLTAPQMTALLGGLRVLGANFGGSKHGVFTDRPETLTNDFFVNLLDLGTTWKATSEEEYVFEGSDRKTGDSKWTATRVDLIFGSNSQLRALAEVYGAVDSQQKFVNDFAAAWDKVMNLDRYDLRSVQAKSSARSF